A single genomic interval of Agrobacterium larrymoorei harbors:
- a CDS encoding ABC transporter ATP-binding protein gives MMETATPLLKVDQLRVSYRTGKSYKDVVKGVSFDLGRERLGIVGESGSGKSTIGRALLKLLPTAKIEADEMSFGDTDLLSASEKQMLQIRGRRISMILQDPKFSLNPVHRVGDQIAEAYRVHTNASRDVAKRKTIEMLEAVQIRDPERVYSLYPHEVSGGMGQRIMIAMMLIPEPQIIIADEPTSALDVTVRMQVLNILNQLVTEKGLGLIMISHDLNLVRNFCDRVLVMRHGEVVEECLARDLRNCTHPYTKGLLAAQPHIGGNRGPLPVLNRETQSA, from the coding sequence ATGATGGAAACCGCAACACCTCTGCTCAAGGTCGATCAGCTTCGTGTCAGCTACCGCACCGGCAAAAGCTACAAGGATGTGGTCAAGGGCGTCTCCTTCGACCTCGGTCGTGAAAGGCTCGGCATCGTCGGTGAATCCGGCTCCGGCAAATCCACGATTGGACGTGCTCTCCTGAAGCTTCTCCCAACGGCGAAGATCGAGGCCGATGAGATGAGCTTCGGCGATACGGATCTTCTGTCTGCAAGCGAAAAGCAGATGCTGCAAATCCGTGGGCGGCGCATTTCGATGATCCTGCAGGACCCGAAATTTTCGCTCAACCCGGTGCACCGCGTCGGCGATCAGATCGCGGAAGCGTACCGCGTGCACACCAATGCCTCCCGCGACGTTGCCAAGCGCAAAACCATCGAAATGCTGGAAGCCGTGCAAATCCGTGATCCTGAGCGCGTCTATTCGCTTTATCCTCACGAGGTTTCAGGTGGCATGGGCCAGCGCATCATGATTGCGATGATGCTGATCCCCGAGCCTCAGATCATCATTGCCGACGAGCCGACATCCGCGCTCGACGTGACCGTGCGCATGCAGGTTCTCAACATCCTGAACCAACTCGTCACGGAGAAGGGCCTCGGACTGATCATGATCAGCCACGACCTCAATCTGGTTCGCAATTTCTGCGACCGCGTTCTCGTGATGCGCCACGGTGAAGTTGTCGAGGAATGTTTGGCGCGCGATCTCAGAAACTGCACGCACCCCTACACCAAGGGCCTGCTTGCGGCGCAGCCTCACATTGGCGGCAATCGCGGGCCGCTGCCTGTGCTCAACCGCGAAACGCAGAGCGCTTAA
- a CDS encoding ABC transporter permease, whose protein sequence is MESPTSAFGVIVISILLLTALLAPLLAPFDPNVVNLSATLQPPSATHWFGTDELGRDILSRIIYGTRISLTIITIVSVVVGPIGLLVGTTAGYFGGWYDTLMMRITDIFLSFPSLILSLAFVAALGAGLENAIIAIGLTTWPPIARLARAETLTFRSADYISASRMQGASSLRIIIKSIMPMCLPSVLVRVTLSMATVILTAAGLGFLGLGAQPPLPEWGAMIATGRRYMLDNWWLVAFPGGAILIVSLAFNLLGDGLRDVLDPKQH, encoded by the coding sequence ATGGAAAGCCCGACATCGGCTTTCGGCGTCATCGTCATTTCGATCCTGCTGCTGACGGCACTGCTGGCGCCGCTGCTGGCGCCGTTCGATCCGAATGTGGTCAATCTGTCCGCCACCTTGCAGCCGCCAAGTGCCACGCACTGGTTCGGCACCGACGAGCTTGGCCGCGATATTCTTAGCCGCATCATCTACGGAACCCGCATCAGCCTGACCATCATCACCATCGTATCGGTCGTCGTCGGGCCCATCGGCCTGCTGGTCGGAACGACTGCCGGTTACTTCGGTGGCTGGTACGATACGTTGATGATGCGGATCACTGATATTTTCCTGTCCTTCCCAAGCCTCATCCTTTCGCTGGCCTTCGTTGCTGCCCTTGGTGCCGGCCTGGAAAATGCGATCATTGCCATCGGGCTTACGACATGGCCGCCGATTGCGCGTCTTGCCCGTGCAGAGACGCTGACCTTCCGCAGTGCCGACTACATCTCAGCCTCGCGCATGCAGGGAGCGTCATCGCTGCGCATCATCATCAAATCGATCATGCCCATGTGTCTGCCTTCGGTTCTCGTGCGCGTAACGCTGTCCATGGCCACCGTCATCCTGACTGCCGCAGGCCTCGGCTTCCTCGGTCTTGGTGCACAGCCGCCGCTTCCCGAGTGGGGCGCGATGATTGCGACGGGCCGACGTTACATGCTGGACAATTGGTGGCTGGTCGCCTTCCCGGGCGGCGCCATCCTCATCGTCAGCCTTGCCTTCAACCTGTTGGGCGATGGTCTGCGCGACGTGCTCGACCCGAAACAGCACTAG
- a CDS encoding ABC transporter permease, whose protein sequence is MTTERFSAFVRQAGTVLATLIGLLILTFCIGRLMPVDPVRAIVGEEADQATYNMVAERIGANLPLWEQFTRYVGDLLHGDFGTSIRTGQPVLNDILHVMPATIELATFAILFGAGLGIPLGILAAVRRNSAVDHTIRFATLIGHSMPIFWTGMIGLIIFYAVLDLVGGGGRVSDYYVGLVPDTTGFLLIDSLLAGDMEVFWDAVNHLVLPASILGYSSLAYITRMTRSFMLDQLNQEYVTTARVKGLSKSRTIWHHAFANIRVQLVTVVVLAYGTLLEGAVLIETVFSWPGFGQYMTNNMLIGDMNAVMTCVLLVGVIFIALNLLSDALYKIFDPRTR, encoded by the coding sequence ATGACAACTGAGCGTTTCAGCGCATTCGTGCGCCAGGCCGGAACGGTCCTTGCGACCCTGATCGGTTTGCTCATCCTGACCTTCTGTATCGGTCGGTTGATGCCGGTCGATCCGGTCAGAGCAATCGTGGGGGAAGAGGCCGATCAGGCAACCTACAACATGGTTGCCGAACGGATCGGCGCAAACCTGCCGCTCTGGGAGCAGTTCACCCGCTATGTCGGCGATCTGTTGCATGGCGACTTCGGCACCTCGATCCGAACCGGCCAGCCCGTGCTCAACGACATCCTGCATGTCATGCCCGCAACGATCGAGCTTGCCACCTTCGCCATTCTGTTCGGTGCGGGTCTCGGCATTCCTCTCGGAATCCTCGCAGCCGTGCGTCGTAACAGCGCTGTAGACCACACGATCCGCTTCGCAACCCTGATCGGCCATTCGATGCCGATTTTCTGGACGGGCATGATCGGCCTGATCATCTTCTATGCCGTGCTTGATCTGGTGGGCGGCGGTGGACGTGTCTCGGATTATTATGTCGGTCTGGTACCGGATACGACCGGTTTCCTTCTGATCGACTCCCTGCTTGCCGGCGATATGGAAGTCTTCTGGGACGCCGTGAACCACCTCGTTCTGCCGGCCAGCATCCTCGGCTACTCGTCGCTTGCCTATATCACGCGCATGACCCGCAGCTTCATGCTGGACCAGCTCAACCAGGAATACGTCACCACGGCGCGGGTGAAGGGCCTGTCGAAAAGCCGGACCATCTGGCACCACGCCTTTGCAAATATCCGCGTTCAGCTCGTCACAGTCGTCGTTCTTGCCTATGGTACGCTGCTGGAAGGTGCGGTCCTTATTGAGACTGTGTTTTCATGGCCGGGCTTCGGTCAGTACATGACCAACAACATGCTCATCGGCGACATGAATGCCGTCATGACCTGCGTTCTTCTGGTCGGTGTCATCTTCATCGCACTGAACCTGCTGTCGGATGCGCTTTACAAAATCTTCGATCCGAGGACGCGTTGA